Below is a genomic region from Bacillus marinisedimentorum.
GTTAGCTAGTTCTATTCCTTAAACAGGATTAGATAAAAAAGACCATCAAGAAAGGAATGATTTTTTGAACAAAATCAAAAAAGGATTTAACCGGTTTTCATTAGTGGCTTTATTACTGATCTCAACTCTTTTCATGCCCACATTTCCTTCAATAGGAGAAAATGGGAAAGCATATGCTGCTGAAATCAATAGAATTTCAGGAAGCTCTCGCTTTCAAACTGCCGTCTCAATTAGTCAAACAGGCTGGCAAAACACTGAGAATGTTGTATTGGCTAATGGTTTTAACTTCCCGGATGCATTGTCAGGGACACCGTTATCCTATGCACTTGATGCACCAATCCTTCTGGTTAATGAGGATAGAATCCCACAATCAACCCTGGATGAGATTAAGAGGTTGGGTCCGAAAAATATTTATCTATTAGGGGGAACAAGTGTAATCAATGATAATGTGTTCAACGAATTAAAAGGAAAGGGATATCAGGTTATCCGAGTGGCAGGAAGCAGCCGGTATAACACTGCTATGGAGATTGGAAAAGAGCTTAGAAAGATAAACAGCCAGGATACTGCTGTATTAGTTTACGGAGATAATTATCCTGATGCTTTAGGTGTAGGAGGCATTTCATCAGAAAAAGGGTGGCCGATCCTTTTTACAGAATCAGATACTTTACATAATGCTACAAAAAAGGCCCTTGATAATTGGGGAATAAAGAAGGTATTCATTGTTGGAGGAACAGCTGTAATAAAAGGTGCTGTCGCTCAAGAGATTAAAGATATGGGTATTTCCGTTGAAAGGATAGCAGGGTCTGGCAGAATAGAGACAAGCATTAAAGTGGCGGAGAAGTTTTACCCCGCAACTGATGGGGCAGTCATATCCACTGGCTTTAACTTCCCTGATGCGTTGTCAGGCGGGCCTCTTGCAGGAAAACTGAGCCGTCCCATTATCCTTGTAAATCCGGACCGTGCTTCTCAAAAAGTGTTAGATTATATTGATTCTGCAAAAGCGAATACTCTAACTATTCTTGGAGGTACCAGTGCCGTTAAGGATAACGTAAAAAATGATATTTCATCATTATATGTTGGTAACTCAGTAGGCAATATTATTAATGGTGGAGTGGTAGCACAAGACGGTGACTGGATTTACTCTATTAATTACGACTCAATATATAAAGTTAAAACAGATGGTACTAACAAAACTAAAATAACCAGTGACCTTGCCGAGTATATAAATGTAACTGATGGATGGATTTATTATAGTAATATT
It encodes:
- a CDS encoding DUF5050 domain-containing protein; its protein translation is MNKIKKGFNRFSLVALLLISTLFMPTFPSIGENGKAYAAEINRISGSSRFQTAVSISQTGWQNTENVVLANGFNFPDALSGTPLSYALDAPILLVNEDRIPQSTLDEIKRLGPKNIYLLGGTSVINDNVFNELKGKGYQVIRVAGSSRYNTAMEIGKELRKINSQDTAVLVYGDNYPDALGVGGISSEKGWPILFTESDTLHNATKKALDNWGIKKVFIVGGTAVIKGAVAQEIKDMGISVERIAGSGRIETSIKVAEKFYPATDGAVISTGFNFPDALSGGPLAGKLSRPIILVNPDRASQKVLDYIDSAKANTLTILGGTSAVKDNVKNDISSLYVGNSVGNIINGGVVAQDGDWIYSINYDSIYKVKTDGTNKTKITSDLAEYINVTDGWIYYSNISDGRTTYKIKTDGTNKTKLSGTSGSYMNVIGDWIYYINYREGNKGIFKVKTDGTNLSKIKEGYFTELNVVNDWMYFVDTTGVDNRLYKMKTDGSSLTEIYNGHFTDINVVGDMIYYIDQFENSSIFKMKTNGSNRTKITNVTSNRLNVSGEWIYFRNGDDHNKIYKIRTNGTGKAKVNNDIWSREINIVGDWIYYKVSVSEGDHLYRIKTDGTQRELIAKNLIIESN